A window from Aliamphritea hakodatensis encodes these proteins:
- a CDS encoding GntR family transcriptional regulator — translation MRTTPNLVQTLEHEIVTGQLKPRDKLDETQLAERFGVSRTPVREALLQLRATGLIDMQPRKGAAVASIDLKNLLEMFEMMANYESITAKLAARRAGSADIEQIRQAHLAGISAAESGDVDTYFLGNIRFHESIYNASHNSFLARLATDLNKRLCPYRRTQLHCTNRITESHQEHQNLLSAIEHRNAELAASLAYDHIAVQGSNFTDFIARLNT, via the coding sequence ATGCGGACCACACCTAACCTGGTGCAAACACTGGAACATGAGATCGTCACTGGCCAGCTAAAGCCCCGTGACAAGCTCGATGAAACCCAACTGGCTGAACGCTTCGGTGTTTCCAGAACCCCTGTCAGGGAAGCACTGTTGCAACTGCGGGCAACCGGCTTAATTGATATGCAGCCACGTAAAGGGGCAGCCGTTGCCAGCATTGATCTGAAAAACTTACTGGAAATGTTCGAAATGATGGCGAACTACGAATCGATAACCGCCAAACTTGCCGCCCGCCGGGCAGGTTCTGCAGATATAGAACAGATTCGCCAGGCTCATCTTGCCGGCATCAGCGCCGCAGAATCCGGTGATGTAGATACCTATTTTCTTGGCAACATCCGATTTCATGAATCCATATACAACGCCAGCCATAACAGCTTTTTAGCCCGGCTGGCGACCGACCTGAACAAGCGCTTGTGCCCCTATCGCCGCACACAACTGCACTGCACTAACCGCATCACCGAGTCACATCAGGAGCACCAGAATTTACTCAGCGCGATTGAACATAGAAACGCTGAACTGGCAGCTTCACTCGCGTATGACCATATCGCAGTACAGGGCTCTAATTTCACTGATTTCATTGCACGGCTGAATACCTGA
- a CDS encoding TRAP transporter substrate-binding protein: MNLKKTFACCAVALATLAGTSQAETLKASHQFPGGKGDVRDEMVQLIAREVAAADVDLTIRVYPGSSLYKAKEQWAPLTKGRLDMTLFPLAYASGRHPKFDATLMPGLVKNHEHAARLNDSAFMQEIKDEINKAGAIVLADAWLAGGFASAKSCILSPDDIKGQTTRAAGKAFERMLAGAGASIASMPSSEIYTAMQTGTIDAANTSSGSFVSYRIFEQVKCLTAPGDNALWFMYEPVMLSKKTWNKLNKAQQDALMAAGEKAEAYFFKEAQGLDQKMVDIFKKAGVDVVSMTPEQADQWREIAKATSYKVFTESVDGGQALIDMALSVE, encoded by the coding sequence ATGAACCTGAAGAAAACTTTTGCCTGTTGTGCTGTTGCTCTGGCGACGCTTGCGGGTACTTCCCAAGCTGAAACACTAAAAGCCTCTCACCAGTTTCCCGGTGGTAAAGGTGATGTGCGCGATGAAATGGTGCAGCTAATTGCCCGTGAAGTTGCTGCTGCCGATGTCGATCTGACGATTCGTGTATATCCGGGTAGTTCTTTGTATAAAGCCAAGGAACAGTGGGCACCGCTGACTAAAGGACGGCTGGATATGACACTTTTCCCTCTGGCCTATGCCTCTGGTCGTCATCCTAAGTTTGACGCCACTCTGATGCCTGGTCTGGTTAAAAATCACGAACATGCCGCACGCCTGAATGACTCTGCATTCATGCAGGAAATTAAGGATGAAATTAATAAAGCAGGCGCCATTGTGTTGGCTGATGCGTGGCTGGCAGGTGGTTTTGCCTCAGCAAAAAGCTGCATTCTGAGCCCGGATGATATTAAAGGTCAGACGACCCGTGCAGCAGGTAAGGCATTTGAGAGAATGCTGGCCGGAGCAGGGGCATCTATTGCTTCGATGCCCAGTTCAGAAATTTATACCGCCATGCAAACCGGGACGATTGATGCTGCAAATACCAGCTCCGGCAGCTTCGTGTCTTACCGTATTTTTGAGCAGGTTAAATGCCTGACAGCTCCCGGAGACAACGCACTCTGGTTTATGTATGAGCCTGTAATGCTGTCGAAAAAGACCTGGAACAAACTCAATAAGGCTCAGCAGGATGCGCTGATGGCTGCCGGTGAAAAAGCAGAAGCCTACTTCTTTAAGGAAGCGCAGGGTCTGGATCAGAAAATGGTCGATATCTTCAAAAAGGCAGGTGTTGACGTCGTCAGCATGACGCCGGAGCAGGCAGATCAGTGGCGTGAAATTGCCAAAGCAACCAGTTACAAAGTTTTTACAGAGTCAGTGGATGGTGGTCAGGCGCTGATCGATATGGCTCTCTCAGTAGAGTAA
- a CDS encoding TRAP transporter small permease, whose translation MFLRKFVSLIRALSKASGLASAFLLAASVVVVCQLVVVRYVFGESTIWQTDFVTYGLAASVFLGAPYVAQIKGHVNVDLLTMYVSPRFKRLLGYITIAFALLFSLLFMYTGWELWHEAWSGGWTTESIWELPLWIPYLSMSVGMTLLSLEYLADAICVVTNDEVPFGTEPGGHS comes from the coding sequence ATGTTTTTAAGAAAATTTGTATCCCTGATAAGGGCGCTGTCCAAGGCCAGTGGCCTGGCATCAGCGTTTTTACTGGCAGCCTCGGTTGTCGTTGTGTGTCAGTTGGTGGTTGTCAGATACGTATTTGGCGAAAGTACTATCTGGCAAACCGATTTTGTAACTTATGGTCTGGCTGCATCTGTCTTTCTCGGCGCACCTTATGTCGCCCAGATAAAAGGGCATGTGAATGTTGATTTGCTGACCATGTACGTATCACCACGTTTCAAGCGATTACTGGGGTACATCACAATTGCGTTCGCATTACTGTTTTCACTGTTGTTCATGTATACCGGCTGGGAACTCTGGCATGAAGCCTGGAGTGGAGGATGGACGACAGAGTCCATCTGGGAACTGCCGCTGTGGATTCCTTATTTATCTATGTCTGTTGGTATGACACTTCTATCGCTGGAATATCTGGCAGATGCGATTTGCGTAGTCACTAACGATGAAGTGCCTTTTGGTACTGAGCCAGGAGGTCACTCATGA
- a CDS encoding TRAP transporter large permease: protein MSPLMIGALLCIVTIIILAAGVPVAFALALVGVGFLVIFEGVGSLDIVAETMFSSISHFTLVSIPMFILMGAAVASSPAAKDLYEALDRWLYKVPGGLIISNLGACSIFSALSGSSPATCAAIGKMGIPEMRARGYPASLATGAIAAGGTLGILIPPSITMIVYGIATETSIGRLFLAGLVPGFMLTALFMAWALYTAKRNGYSFADQARSYTLHDKLEVLPRVVPFMLVIIGILYVLYGGIATPSEAAGVGAMMCVMLAVVIYKIRDFRRLWDMLSASMKESVMILMIIAASELFSFTLSSLYITQSVAELIVNMDVNRWVLLGMINLFLLVAGFFLPPVAVILMTAPILLPIIQSAGFDPYWFAVVFTINMEIGLITPPVGLNLYVINSICKDVSLPTILKGSLPFVLCMVLAIVILAVFPEIALWLPDAVMGPEIK from the coding sequence ATGAGCCCGTTAATGATAGGTGCACTGTTGTGCATAGTTACCATTATTATTCTGGCGGCCGGAGTACCCGTTGCCTTTGCGCTGGCGCTGGTTGGTGTTGGTTTTCTCGTTATATTTGAAGGCGTAGGGTCGCTGGATATCGTCGCTGAAACTATGTTTTCGAGTATCAGCCACTTTACCCTTGTGTCGATCCCGATGTTCATACTGATGGGCGCGGCGGTAGCCAGTTCGCCGGCAGCCAAAGATCTGTATGAAGCACTGGACCGTTGGCTGTATAAAGTCCCGGGTGGTCTGATCATTTCCAATCTGGGGGCCTGTTCCATATTTTCTGCACTGAGTGGCTCCTCTCCGGCGACCTGTGCTGCCATCGGAAAAATGGGCATTCCGGAAATGCGCGCCCGGGGCTATCCGGCAAGTCTGGCAACCGGTGCAATTGCAGCGGGCGGGACGCTGGGTATTCTGATTCCGCCATCCATCACTATGATTGTTTATGGTATCGCAACTGAAACTTCGATTGGTCGTCTGTTCCTGGCGGGACTGGTTCCGGGCTTCATGTTAACGGCACTTTTTATGGCCTGGGCCTTGTATACAGCAAAGCGCAACGGTTACTCATTTGCTGATCAGGCGCGCAGCTATACCTTGCACGATAAGCTGGAAGTATTACCGCGGGTTGTTCCCTTTATGCTGGTGATTATCGGCATTCTGTACGTGTTGTATGGCGGTATAGCGACCCCGTCTGAAGCCGCAGGTGTGGGTGCGATGATGTGTGTCATGCTGGCGGTGGTGATTTATAAAATCCGTGATTTCCGGCGTTTATGGGACATGCTCTCCGCCAGTATGAAAGAAAGCGTGATGATATTAATGATCATTGCAGCATCTGAGCTTTTCAGTTTTACACTGTCCAGCTTATATATTACGCAGTCTGTTGCTGAACTGATTGTTAATATGGATGTAAACCGCTGGGTACTGCTGGGTATGATCAACCTGTTCCTGCTGGTTGCCGGCTTCTTCCTGCCGCCGGTTGCAGTCATTCTGATGACGGCTCCGATACTGTTGCCAATTATACAGAGCGCCGGATTTGATCCGTACTGGTTTGCAGTGGTGTTCACCATCAACATGGAGATAGGTTTAATAACACCGCCGGTAGGGCTTAACCTCTATGTGATCAACAGTATCTGTAAGGACGTCAGCCTGCCAACGATACTGAAAGGTTCGTTGCCATTTGTGTTGTGTATGGTGTTGGCCATTGTGATTTTGGCAGTGTTTCCTGAAATAGCGCTGTGGTTGCCAGATGCGGTCATGGGGCCTGAAATTAAGTAA
- a CDS encoding GntR family transcriptional regulator: MVQGIHAELRKELENEIITGKLKPGDRLDETALAERFGVSRTPVREALLQLNTTGLIEMRARKGAIVAGIELKELLEMFEVMAELESMCGRLAARRASPEDIEAIRAAHDSCKTAAENKDFDNYYSLNVDFHEAIYKAGRNSYLANQTIALRNRLAPYRRTQLRNANRIMESFNEHQDVLLAIEERDADKAENLLKEHVTIQGDTFSDFVASLPG, from the coding sequence ATGGTTCAAGGGATACACGCAGAACTGCGCAAAGAACTGGAAAACGAAATAATAACTGGCAAGCTGAAACCGGGCGACCGTCTGGATGAAACAGCACTGGCTGAACGCTTTGGCGTTTCAAGAACACCGGTCAGAGAAGCGTTATTACAGCTCAATACAACCGGCCTAATTGAAATGCGGGCCCGCAAAGGTGCCATTGTCGCCGGTATTGAGCTTAAAGAGTTACTGGAAATGTTCGAAGTAATGGCTGAGCTTGAAAGCATGTGCGGCAGGCTAGCAGCCCGCCGGGCTTCACCTGAAGATATTGAAGCGATCCGTGCCGCCCATGACAGCTGTAAAACAGCCGCCGAGAATAAAGACTTCGACAATTATTACTCGCTGAATGTCGACTTTCACGAAGCCATATACAAAGCAGGCCGCAATTCTTACCTGGCGAACCAAACGATCGCCCTTCGTAACCGGCTTGCCCCTTACCGACGCACCCAGCTCAGAAACGCCAACCGCATCATGGAATCCTTTAATGAGCATCAGGATGTATTACTTGCCATTGAGGAACGCGATGCAGACAAAGCTGAGAATCTGCTCAAGGAACATGTCACCATTCAGGGCGATACGTTCAGTGATTTTGTTGCCAGCCTGCCAGGCTGA